One region of Jatrophihabitans cynanchi genomic DNA includes:
- a CDS encoding branched-chain amino acid ABC transporter permease: MLALVTALMTSTQSSYNLFIYNTALLACIGAIALNLLMGTAGLVSIGNAAFLATGGYSAVFFLRSSVPFPFDLLLAGVVAAVLGLIVGLPALRLRGLSLALATLAGFFIVVYLATQYQSKARGAGSAGFNFAPLFQSKGFDGKERYWAWLLWAVVSGIVVLVWLLTRGKAGRAWRLLREHEGVAATVGVPVTTYKLTAFVISSFFIGVQGGLAAHYDGTVTIENYTLLLSIQFVAMILIGGLDSILGAVIGAGLVTWLPYLVPKITRVFMNESSAALKGPQISTIVYGLLIIIFITRSPDGIVGWFRALRVSPLWRRGRRRESPADGALIESPPAVVLASDARNEHSGA, translated from the coding sequence GTGCTCGCACTTGTCACCGCGCTGATGACATCGACGCAGTCGTCCTACAACTTGTTTATCTATAACACGGCGCTGCTGGCGTGTATCGGCGCGATCGCGCTCAACCTGTTGATGGGAACGGCCGGCCTGGTTTCAATCGGCAACGCTGCGTTCCTCGCCACCGGTGGGTACAGCGCGGTTTTCTTTCTCCGATCGAGTGTGCCGTTCCCGTTCGACCTGCTGCTGGCGGGAGTTGTTGCGGCAGTGCTGGGACTTATAGTCGGTCTACCGGCCTTGCGGCTGCGCGGTCTGAGCCTTGCCCTCGCGACGCTGGCAGGCTTCTTCATCGTCGTTTACCTCGCCACTCAGTACCAGAGCAAGGCGCGTGGTGCGGGCTCGGCCGGATTCAACTTCGCTCCGCTCTTCCAGTCAAAGGGCTTCGACGGCAAGGAACGGTATTGGGCCTGGCTGTTATGGGCTGTTGTTTCGGGGATCGTCGTGCTGGTCTGGCTGCTTACTCGAGGCAAGGCAGGTCGCGCCTGGCGGCTGCTCCGCGAGCACGAGGGGGTCGCGGCCACGGTCGGTGTTCCTGTCACGACCTATAAGCTCACGGCCTTCGTCATCTCAAGCTTCTTCATAGGGGTGCAAGGCGGGCTCGCGGCACATTACGACGGCACGGTAACGATCGAGAACTACACGCTGCTTCTGTCGATCCAGTTCGTTGCGATGATCCTTATCGGGGGCCTGGACTCTATCCTCGGCGCCGTCATAGGGGCCGGTTTGGTGACGTGGCTGCCCTATCTAGTACCCAAGATCACTCGTGTATTCATGAACGAATCATCGGCGGCGCTGAAGGGCCCACAGATCTCCACGATCGTGTACGGGCTGCTCATCATCATCTTCATCACCCGATCGCCCGACGGCATTGTGGGTTGGTTCCGCGCACTGCGGGTCTCACCGCTGTGGCGACGCGGACGGCGACGCGAGAGCCCGGCCGACGGAGCCTTGATCGAGTCGCCGCCGGCCGTCGTCTTGGCAAGTGATGCGCGAAATGAACATTCCGGCGCCTGA
- a CDS encoding branched-chain amino acid ABC transporter permease, with amino-acid sequence MDQVIVSIIGGASLGGTYALIGLGLVLAFRATATFNFAHGQLMLLPAFIVAKWQTERAAPLGISIAFSLLVVAAVSILFYLLVLQKLTGLPHFMGVIATLGLAAVLDGAMALQFGSTQYTINIPFLPTGPVTVLGTRVSSTSLVLAGFTLVLAIAVATVLRTTRFGTQVRAAGQDAVLASQGGINVRRLYIVSWAMAGVLAGVAGLSYGATNVVSPSVVNLALLAFPAILLGGLDSIEGAVVGGIIVGIMQGFVATYWGGELTDVMTYLLLLAVLLVRPTGLFGTAEVTRV; translated from the coding sequence ATGGACCAAGTGATCGTCTCCATCATCGGTGGAGCCTCCCTCGGCGGCACATACGCCCTCATCGGCCTCGGACTGGTGTTGGCCTTCCGGGCGACAGCCACCTTCAACTTCGCCCACGGCCAGCTGATGCTTCTGCCCGCGTTCATCGTTGCCAAGTGGCAGACGGAGCGCGCCGCGCCCCTTGGCATCTCAATCGCCTTCAGCCTGCTTGTCGTCGCCGCCGTCTCGATCCTCTTCTACCTGCTCGTGCTGCAAAAGCTCACCGGGCTGCCGCACTTCATGGGTGTCATCGCGACGCTTGGTCTGGCCGCGGTGCTGGACGGGGCGATGGCGCTCCAATTCGGCTCGACCCAGTACACGATCAACATTCCGTTCCTGCCGACTGGGCCGGTAACAGTGCTGGGCACTCGGGTCTCGTCGACTTCGCTGGTGCTGGCCGGGTTCACGCTTGTCCTCGCAATCGCGGTGGCCACTGTGCTGCGCACCACGCGTTTCGGGACACAGGTACGGGCTGCGGGTCAAGACGCTGTGCTCGCCAGCCAGGGGGGGATCAATGTTCGCCGGCTGTACATCGTGTCGTGGGCCATGGCCGGCGTCCTCGCCGGAGTCGCCGGACTGTCCTACGGGGCTACGAACGTGGTGTCGCCGTCGGTGGTCAACCTCGCGCTGCTGGCCTTTCCCGCAATCCTGCTCGGCGGTTTAGACAGCATCGAGGGTGCCGTTGTGGGCGGCATCATCGTAGGCATCATGCAGGGCTTCGTCGCCACATACTGGGGCGGCGAACTCACCGACGTTATGACCTACCTCCTTCTGTTGGCTGTACTGCTCGTTCGGCCGACCGGACTGTTCGGCACCGCGGAGGTGACGCGCGTATGA
- a CDS encoding EthD domain-containing protein encodes MMFFESAPADLALPAGAHGAVIDHFIGCETNAACSPADGIVPEEPVRPWTTVTSFTVKGMPSPDDLEAFRRTAGAKAAVAVTEVDLLSRTTDRYAHKMLGVLRRRDDMSPEEFGSYWREHHSKVTISYEPTFGRYVTNTVAAVAGDFQWDGVVEQYYRTTQDLVDHVRLAREGRPRITEDIPRFVAHMIMFTTASAPGSAPSS; translated from the coding sequence ATGATGTTCTTCGAGAGCGCGCCGGCAGATCTGGCTTTGCCAGCCGGCGCCCACGGCGCCGTCATAGATCACTTCATCGGCTGCGAGACCAATGCGGCCTGCTCGCCGGCGGACGGCATCGTGCCAGAGGAACCGGTGCGTCCATGGACGACCGTCACGTCGTTCACCGTCAAGGGTATGCCGAGCCCGGATGACCTCGAGGCATTTCGCCGGACCGCCGGTGCTAAGGCAGCCGTAGCGGTGACCGAAGTCGATCTGCTCTCTCGCACAACGGACCGATACGCCCACAAGATGCTCGGAGTCCTGCGACGGCGGGACGACATGAGCCCAGAGGAGTTCGGCTCCTACTGGCGTGAGCACCATTCCAAGGTGACGATCAGCTACGAACCCACCTTCGGGCGATATGTCACCAACACGGTCGCCGCCGTCGCCGGCGACTTCCAGTGGGACGGCGTGGTCGAGCAGTACTACAGGACCACCCAGGATCTGGTCGATCACGTCCGGCTCGCTCGCGAAGGGCGGCCGCGGATCACCGAGGACATTCCTCGGTTCGTCGCCCACATGATCATGTTCACTACCGCATCGGCCCCCGGGTCGGCCCCTTCTTCCTGA
- a CDS encoding ABC transporter substrate-binding protein gives MIADLSGSQAQNANPLSAGLTAALKSANASGGVKGAQFDITTIDAMTSPQGTQAAVRQVSASKPAAVVFGASASELAVAGPMFDSNPSLTVVSGTILDKYVTPKPASWFFSIAQPSGSTAKQVVGGLQQVLGSMSGKRIELVGLQNPAVDEGLAAMKKLIEANGGQVIGTEHDTAGMTSFASQAANIAAKKPDGVIIYSSVDNTIIDAQALVTAGVKTPIVTSDAAADTTVFKKVNASNFYATRVYREPAPGDMFTKAAQKYGVGQYAPTAYFGRGWTIGQVLIKAFTACGVPCKDLPGAIEGLGTVQLDSVLGTDTFSKDKHYGADQAQLFGMKDGKPTAVGQPYDIKLDAS, from the coding sequence TTGATCGCGGACCTGTCAGGATCGCAGGCTCAGAATGCTAACCCGCTGTCGGCCGGCCTGACGGCCGCTCTCAAGTCCGCGAACGCGTCCGGCGGCGTCAAAGGAGCTCAGTTCGACATCACCACCATCGATGCCATGACAAGTCCGCAGGGGACGCAGGCAGCCGTGCGGCAGGTGAGTGCCTCCAAGCCGGCGGCGGTCGTCTTCGGTGCCTCAGCTTCCGAACTCGCGGTGGCAGGGCCGATGTTTGACAGCAACCCGAGTCTGACGGTCGTATCCGGCACGATCCTCGACAAGTATGTGACTCCTAAGCCGGCTTCGTGGTTTTTCTCGATCGCCCAGCCGTCAGGATCCACTGCAAAGCAGGTGGTAGGCGGACTGCAGCAGGTGCTCGGGAGCATGTCTGGCAAGCGCATCGAACTCGTCGGTCTGCAGAACCCGGCTGTGGATGAGGGTCTGGCCGCGATGAAGAAGCTGATCGAGGCCAACGGCGGCCAAGTTATCGGCACCGAGCACGACACCGCGGGTATGACGTCATTCGCCAGTCAAGCCGCGAATATCGCGGCTAAGAAGCCCGACGGGGTCATCATATACTCGTCGGTCGACAACACGATCATCGATGCGCAGGCACTCGTGACTGCGGGCGTCAAGACGCCGATCGTGACCAGTGACGCTGCGGCTGACACGACGGTCTTCAAGAAGGTGAACGCATCGAACTTCTACGCGACCCGCGTCTACCGGGAGCCCGCGCCCGGTGACATGTTCACCAAGGCTGCACAAAAGTACGGAGTGGGTCAGTACGCCCCTACCGCGTACTTCGGTCGCGGCTGGACCATCGGTCAGGTCCTCATCAAGGCGTTCACCGCCTGCGGAGTCCCGTGCAAAGACCTCCCCGGAGCAATCGAGGGACTAGGCACGGTCCAGCTCGACTCAGTCCTCGGCACGGATACGTTCTCGAAGGACAAGCACTACGGCGCAGACCAGGCCCAATTGTTCGGCATGAAGGACGGTAAGCCGACGGCGGTTGGACAGCCTTACGACATCAAGCTCGACGCCAGCTGA